One window from the genome of Leptospira broomii serovar Hurstbridge str. 5399 encodes:
- a CDS encoding fused MFS/spermidine synthase, whose product MDSTTKSWFTEQVDYREMHQFLKEKNSTSFRTEFQQVELHNLTAFGRTMVLDGAVQSAEADEHLFHECLVQPAMLAHPEPKKVLILGGGEGATLREVLKHPSVELAVMVDIDGQFVDFCKDKLPDWNSEAFSDSRTKLLHMDGRKYLEDTNETFDVIITDITDILLDGPAIRLYTQEFYALCARKLNKNGYLALQALELSPSVWEQHATLRRTIRKSFTSVESYSIYVPSFTSTWGFIIASNSGSPILSNEVLTEKLETRKLSSKLFAFDEITYKGIFSLSKDLRKYLTLDGSILEDGQPLKFFPRDKEFRKGDKK is encoded by the coding sequence ATGGATTCGACTACAAAGTCGTGGTTTACCGAGCAGGTAGACTATCGAGAGATGCATCAGTTCTTAAAAGAGAAGAACTCAACTAGCTTCCGGACGGAGTTCCAGCAAGTTGAGCTACACAATCTTACTGCTTTTGGAAGAACAATGGTGCTAGATGGCGCAGTACAATCTGCCGAGGCTGACGAGCATTTGTTTCACGAATGCTTGGTTCAGCCGGCAATGTTAGCCCATCCTGAACCTAAGAAAGTTTTAATTTTGGGAGGCGGAGAAGGCGCTACCCTTCGGGAAGTTCTTAAGCACCCGAGCGTAGAATTGGCCGTTATGGTAGATATCGACGGACAATTCGTAGACTTTTGCAAAGATAAACTGCCGGATTGGAATTCAGAAGCTTTTTCAGATTCTCGTACGAAATTACTGCATATGGACGGTCGTAAGTATCTGGAAGATACAAACGAAACCTTCGATGTCATCATCACGGATATTACTGATATTCTTTTAGATGGACCTGCGATCCGCTTATACACTCAGGAATTTTATGCTCTATGTGCCCGGAAATTAAATAAGAACGGATATCTGGCACTTCAAGCGCTGGAACTATCTCCGTCGGTCTGGGAGCAGCACGCTACGCTACGGAGAACAATTCGTAAATCTTTTACTTCTGTAGAAAGTTACAGTATCTACGTTCCGTCATTCACTTCAACTTGGGGATTTATCATCGCTTCCAACTCAGGAAGTCCGATTCTTTCAAACGAAGTTTTGACCGAGAAATTGGAAACACGAAAATTATCCTCGAAACTCTTTGCGTTCGACGAAATTACTTATAAGGGAATTTTTTCTTTATCAAAGGATCTGCGTAAATATCTGACCCTGGATGGTTCAATCTTAGAAGACGGGCAGCCGTTAAAATTCTTCCCAAGGGACAAAGAATTCAGAAAGGGGGATAAAAAGTGA
- the speD gene encoding adenosylmethionine decarboxylase — translation MSIIHTKDLVKPIENGTMELEKELGYEFYGRHLMTDFVGCQIDLDDAEQIAKDMEEAIVSIGATILNKVEHRFDPHGVTILFLLSESHASIHTYPEFNSCFLDIFTCGKTIDVIPFGAYLQNLWKPTKVINRYEERSA, via the coding sequence ATGTCAATTATTCATACTAAAGATCTGGTAAAGCCAATTGAAAACGGTACAATGGAACTAGAAAAGGAACTCGGATACGAATTTTACGGAAGGCATTTAATGACCGATTTTGTCGGATGCCAAATCGATTTGGACGATGCCGAGCAAATTGCAAAGGATATGGAAGAAGCGATCGTTTCGATCGGAGCTACGATCCTGAATAAGGTAGAACATCGGTTTGATCCGCACGGAGTAACGATTCTATTCTTGCTTTCGGAATCGCATGCAAGTATTCACACCTATCCCGAGTTCAATTCTTGCTTTTTGGATATATTCACTTGCGGTAAAACGATCGACGTTATCCCTTTCGGAGCTTACCTGCAAAATTTATGGAAACCTACTAAGGTAATCAATCGTTATGAGGAGCGATCTGCTTAA
- a CDS encoding patatin-like phospholipase family protein yields the protein MSSYFSPGEFDKSPSSNALPHAKKQSRALVVAGGGMKGSFAGGALYALNQYVPSTFFDLIVGVSSGSCAAAYYTTGYEAGPEESIRILDIWRKELVGNKLINLLNPFKGKTILDQEYLIDYLFGAKYRLPSEYLEKKETTPFYVVVTNLAKIRAEYVRATTSNVLHLLKAATSLPIATRGKWRLEEEYFGDGGISDPIPLEKVIEAGYKDITVVLNSPKEDLSDPIPNIQGWLSYPSDKKLYHMITKVHHTMYNRALKIMQSPPKGIKIRVISPKISELSMVSTSARLLNRSVTRGMEAGHRAVTNLLAELSSLRNKSKIFQKLWIPTVKPDP from the coding sequence ATGAGTTCTTATTTTTCTCCCGGAGAATTTGATAAATCCCCAAGTTCAAACGCCCTTCCTCATGCAAAAAAACAATCTAGAGCCCTAGTCGTTGCGGGCGGAGGTATGAAAGGATCCTTCGCCGGAGGGGCTTTATACGCCCTAAATCAATATGTGCCTTCTACATTCTTCGATTTAATCGTAGGAGTATCGTCGGGATCCTGTGCTGCGGCGTATTATACGACCGGCTATGAGGCTGGCCCAGAAGAAAGTATCCGAATTTTGGATATTTGGAGAAAAGAATTAGTAGGAAATAAACTCATTAACCTACTCAATCCGTTTAAAGGAAAAACAATTCTAGACCAAGAGTATCTAATCGATTATTTATTCGGCGCCAAATATCGTCTTCCTTCGGAATACCTGGAAAAAAAGGAAACGACTCCTTTTTACGTGGTAGTAACCAATTTAGCTAAAATAAGAGCCGAGTACGTTCGAGCTACGACTTCGAATGTATTACATTTATTGAAAGCAGCCACCTCTTTACCCATTGCCACTCGAGGAAAATGGAGACTGGAGGAAGAATACTTTGGAGACGGAGGTATTTCCGATCCGATTCCGTTGGAAAAAGTAATCGAGGCAGGCTATAAAGATATAACTGTCGTACTGAACTCTCCGAAAGAGGATCTTTCGGATCCGATTCCTAATATCCAAGGATGGTTGTCTTATCCGTCGGATAAAAAACTCTACCATATGATAACTAAAGTCCACCATACGATGTACAATCGCGCCCTAAAAATCATGCAATCGCCGCCGAAAGGAATCAAGATCAGAGTCATCTCCCCTAAGATTTCCGAGTTAAGTATGGTAAGTACGAGTGCGAGATTATTAAATCGCTCCGTTACCCGAGGTATGGAAGCCGGCCATCGAGCCGTTACAAATCTGCTCGCTGAACTTTCGTCCTTGCGGAACAAATCCAAAATTTTTCAGAAACTTTGGATACCGACCGTTAAACCGGATCCTTAA
- a CDS encoding SelL-related redox protein, producing MKFLPKEFLSHPVEGRRLIGTVLGENLPAKPVLLIFLRHLGCIFCRETVADLRLMAESIPAFPPILFIYPDTARDGEEFFQRFWPEASAIGDPKTILFRLADLQDGGFLELAGPEVWVSALRAITKGNFYGVQGPHLLQMPGAFLVLKDRILWKHTYRHIGDHPDWTKLPGCTPIPSEDFDPGILPA from the coding sequence ATGAAATTCCTGCCGAAAGAGTTTTTATCTCATCCAGTGGAAGGTAGACGGTTGATCGGAACCGTGTTGGGAGAAAATCTTCCGGCGAAACCCGTCTTATTAATCTTCCTACGTCATCTAGGTTGTATTTTCTGTAGGGAAACCGTTGCGGATCTGAGATTAATGGCGGAATCGATACCCGCTTTTCCTCCCATTCTGTTTATTTATCCCGATACGGCCCGGGATGGAGAAGAATTCTTTCAACGATTTTGGCCCGAAGCGAGTGCTATCGGAGATCCGAAAACGATTCTCTTTCGATTGGCCGATCTTCAAGACGGTGGATTTCTTGAGTTAGCTGGACCTGAGGTTTGGGTTAGCGCGTTGCGCGCTATTACGAAAGGAAATTTTTACGGAGTGCAGGGGCCTCACTTACTTCAAATGCCCGGCGCCTTCCTGGTTTTAAAGGATCGGATTCTTTGGAAACATACGTATCGTCATATAGGAGATCACCCTGATTGGACGAAATTGCCCGGCTGTACTCCGATTCCTTCGGAAGATTTCGATCCTGGAATTCTTCCAGCATAA
- a CDS encoding TerC family protein, with translation MELQILDSLIALFSLTAMEVVLGIDNIVFLSIIVGKLPKNRQTQGRSIGLIAALGLRIVLLFTVSWLANLTNELIVISNFSVSGRDLIMLSGGLFLIAKSTGEIHHKIELGEKSSRSETKKASFASVVTQIIVLDIIFSVDSIITAVGLSGEFYIMVIAVILSLVIMLIFSGSVSDFINNHPTMKILALSFLIMVGVMLFADGLHFHIPKGYIYFAMAFSLLVEFINMRVRKVDPSL, from the coding sequence ATGGAATTACAAATATTAGACTCCCTTATAGCTTTATTTTCTCTCACTGCTATGGAAGTCGTCCTAGGAATCGACAATATCGTCTTCTTATCCATCATCGTCGGCAAACTCCCGAAAAATCGACAGACGCAGGGACGGAGCATCGGATTGATAGCCGCGCTCGGTTTAAGAATCGTTCTATTATTCACAGTTAGTTGGCTGGCAAATCTTACGAACGAATTGATTGTCATCTCCAACTTTAGCGTCTCCGGAAGAGATTTAATCATGTTATCTGGAGGCCTTTTCTTAATCGCCAAAAGCACAGGCGAGATCCACCATAAGATCGAACTAGGAGAAAAAAGTTCCCGGTCCGAAACGAAAAAAGCCTCTTTCGCGAGCGTGGTAACACAGATAATAGTACTAGATATCATCTTTTCGGTCGATTCCATTATCACCGCAGTCGGTCTGTCCGGAGAATTTTATATAATGGTAATCGCAGTAATACTTTCATTAGTTATCATGTTGATTTTTTCGGGATCGGTTAGCGATTTTATAAATAATCATCCTACCATGAAAATTTTGGCCTTATCATTTCTGATAATGGTAGGGGTCATGCTATTTGCCGACGGACTTCATTTTCATATCCCCAAGGGCTATATCTACTTCGCAATGGCCTTCTCTCTTTTGGTGGAATTCATAAATATGCGGGTTCGAAAGGTAGATCCTTCCCTATAA
- a CDS encoding acyl-CoA--6-aminopenicillanic acid acyltransferase has product MCDTFVATPDITASGKMIFGKNSDREPNEAQCLVRFPARKHSSQTARITYRDIPQVKETYEILVSKPFHMWGAEMGANSKGVVIGNEAVFTKIRIEGKNNGLTGMDMIRVALERCQNSAEALELIVDLVERFGQDACGGYLNKKFFYHNSFIIADAKDAYVLETAGRFWAWKKIRGFYSISNGLTLESDYDDLHPDAIDYARSQGWLAKGATFSFRESFSDSFYTTFSKCKVRRDVTMREGNSAGEKMNIPKAMEILRLEGQGGPKSKVGGGPGGFPPRDSGFSPASSGMGSVCLHATGFITPNQTNGSFVAEIDIDSKRSQFWATGTSIPAISIFLPFSVPGMAASEGMIVQPGASPDTSLWWSHETLYRLCLRNYSDAISVFGAELKDVQESLLKKSQIILSKKGKGVSLDTLSEEAIAEAVRSYQKWRMQVAELAVKGRLFTRPWLAPLYRASWFLWNRKARITDSVLIGKDLPFEPAYL; this is encoded by the coding sequence ATGTGTGATACATTCGTCGCCACTCCGGATATTACCGCTTCAGGGAAAATGATTTTTGGAAAGAATTCGGATAGGGAACCGAATGAGGCGCAATGTCTGGTTCGCTTTCCGGCTAGAAAGCATTCTTCACAAACTGCCAGAATCACGTATCGTGATATTCCTCAAGTCAAAGAGACCTATGAAATCCTGGTTTCTAAACCGTTTCATATGTGGGGCGCCGAAATGGGCGCGAATTCAAAAGGAGTAGTCATCGGTAACGAAGCCGTTTTTACGAAAATCCGGATAGAAGGAAAGAATAACGGTCTTACCGGAATGGACATGATTCGCGTCGCACTCGAGCGATGCCAGAATTCTGCGGAAGCTCTCGAATTAATCGTCGATCTTGTCGAAAGGTTCGGCCAAGACGCCTGCGGCGGATACTTAAATAAGAAATTCTTTTATCATAATAGTTTTATTATCGCCGACGCTAAAGACGCATATGTTCTGGAAACGGCGGGACGTTTTTGGGCGTGGAAGAAAATAAGAGGGTTCTATTCGATTTCGAACGGATTAACATTGGAATCCGATTACGACGATCTACATCCGGACGCGATCGATTACGCACGTAGTCAAGGTTGGCTTGCAAAAGGTGCGACTTTTTCTTTTAGGGAATCTTTTTCGGATTCCTTTTATACTACATTCAGTAAATGTAAAGTAAGAAGAGATGTAACGATGCGAGAGGGAAATTCCGCCGGCGAGAAAATGAATATTCCCAAAGCGATGGAAATTCTGCGATTAGAGGGTCAAGGAGGCCCAAAATCGAAGGTGGGAGGAGGGCCTGGCGGTTTTCCGCCCAGGGATTCCGGATTTTCCCCCGCAAGCTCGGGGATGGGTTCCGTATGCCTGCATGCGACGGGGTTTATTACTCCGAATCAAACGAACGGATCTTTTGTCGCGGAAATCGATATCGACTCCAAACGGTCCCAGTTTTGGGCGACAGGCACTTCCATTCCGGCGATTTCCATTTTTCTCCCTTTCTCAGTTCCGGGAATGGCCGCATCAGAAGGCATGATCGTTCAACCCGGGGCTAGTCCTGATACTTCGCTTTGGTGGAGTCACGAAACACTGTACAGACTTTGTCTCAGAAATTATTCCGACGCTATTTCCGTTTTCGGCGCGGAATTAAAAGACGTGCAAGAATCCCTTTTGAAAAAAAGCCAGATCATTCTCTCTAAAAAAGGGAAGGGCGTATCGTTGGATACTTTATCCGAAGAAGCGATTGCCGAAGCGGTACGATCCTATCAAAAATGGAGAATGCAAGTAGCCGAGTTGGCCGTTAAGGGAAGGCTTTTCACACGCCCGTGGCTCGCTCCACTTTATAGAGCTAGCTGGTTTTTATGGAACAGAAAAGCTAGAATTACGGATTCTGTACTTATAGGGAAGGATCTACCTTTCGAACCCGCATATTTATGA
- a CDS encoding PP2C family protein-serine/threonine phosphatase has protein sequence MSTRSIFFNKREDELALSGLKGFLYQESLSRFRFALSLFAFFAGFGLLFGDPSQNGLQDPRWIRILHVSLIVLSFFCSYWMRTFRNISEYILLFHFGLMSIHSYYLLYSNGLYLGYLFGMILVSLSAGVSFNNRKLLIPYLLVFLSVAIFVGINCINPRIEVGMYYFGIVSSSILAVLILGFRLKTFDTLVQADAQLEKFQANIEEELQLAQSTQKSLVDLEFPETGAFRIHSYFRPLVSVGGDLIKSEAGSDGKLNFFFADAAGHGISAAMVSAMAVMAFKMTAPQTDSPAKALSLIHESLMTMIGGFFITAVYLRLDPKTKELVYAYAGHHPAVLIEDDGNVSQLEGRGTVLLALPQLRNRDYSRILKSGDRILLFSDGLFEFFGEGREFFGYDAFVSLVKKNSALRGKQLLSELGEDIASLHRSAMLDDMTMLLIEVV, from the coding sequence ATGTCTACAAGGAGCATTTTTTTCAACAAGCGGGAGGATGAACTCGCGTTAAGCGGTTTAAAGGGATTTCTATATCAAGAATCCCTTTCTAGATTTCGTTTCGCACTTTCTTTATTCGCCTTTTTTGCGGGCTTCGGATTGCTGTTCGGCGATCCTTCACAAAACGGATTGCAGGATCCTCGCTGGATTAGAATCCTTCATGTCTCACTGATCGTACTTTCCTTTTTTTGCAGCTACTGGATGCGTACGTTTCGAAATATCAGCGAATATATTTTGCTGTTTCACTTCGGACTGATGAGTATCCATTCCTACTACCTTTTATATTCGAACGGCCTCTATCTAGGCTATCTATTCGGAATGATTTTAGTGAGTCTAAGCGCCGGGGTTTCGTTTAATAACAGAAAGTTACTCATTCCGTATCTATTAGTTTTTCTTTCCGTAGCCATTTTTGTGGGGATCAATTGCATTAATCCGCGGATCGAAGTCGGAATGTATTATTTCGGAATCGTTTCCTCTTCCATATTGGCCGTTCTTATATTAGGATTTCGACTCAAGACATTCGATACGCTGGTGCAAGCCGACGCTCAATTGGAAAAATTCCAGGCGAATATAGAGGAGGAACTCCAACTTGCGCAATCGACTCAGAAGAGTTTGGTGGACCTGGAATTTCCTGAAACGGGCGCCTTTAGGATTCACTCGTATTTTCGACCCTTGGTAAGTGTGGGCGGGGATTTGATAAAATCGGAAGCGGGTTCTGACGGAAAATTGAATTTCTTTTTTGCGGACGCGGCAGGGCACGGGATTTCCGCGGCGATGGTTTCGGCTATGGCGGTCATGGCGTTCAAGATGACCGCTCCCCAAACGGATTCGCCGGCAAAGGCATTATCCTTAATTCACGAATCTCTAATGACCATGATAGGCGGTTTTTTTATCACTGCGGTGTATCTGAGATTGGATCCGAAAACGAAAGAGCTAGTTTACGCTTACGCGGGACATCATCCTGCAGTTTTGATCGAAGATGACGGAAACGTCTCTCAGTTGGAAGGTCGGGGAACGGTTTTGCTGGCCTTACCCCAGCTCCGAAATAGAGATTATAGTAGAATCTTAAAGTCGGGAGATCGCATTCTCCTGTTTTCGGACGGCTTATTCGAATTCTTCGGAGAGGGAAGGGAATTTTTCGGCTACGACGCGTTTGTTTCTTTAGTCAAAAAGAATTCCGCGTTGCGAGGGAAGCAATTATTAAGCGAGTTAGGCGAGGATATCGCTTCTCTTCATCGGTCCGCTATGCTGGACGATATGACAATGCTTCTAATCGAAGTTGTTTAG
- a CDS encoding acyl-CoA thioesterase — translation MPKPEKYPYSLFQKVAWGDMDAFGHVNNVVYAKYFETARASFFEERKLWESPQKPNEGGPVITHIEMDYRKQVRFPETIEITIKVESAGNRSFSMLCTMWNAQGECVLTGHADFLWFNFLTGRPTAIPDVYKEHFFQQAGG, via the coding sequence ATGCCTAAACCCGAAAAATATCCGTATAGCTTATTTCAAAAAGTGGCCTGGGGGGATATGGATGCCTTCGGACATGTAAATAACGTGGTTTATGCGAAGTATTTTGAAACTGCAAGAGCCTCTTTTTTCGAAGAAAGGAAGCTTTGGGAATCTCCTCAGAAACCGAACGAAGGAGGTCCGGTAATAACCCATATCGAGATGGATTATCGCAAGCAGGTTCGTTTTCCCGAAACGATTGAAATCACGATAAAAGTGGAATCCGCGGGGAATCGCTCCTTTTCTATGCTCTGTACGATGTGGAATGCTCAAGGGGAATGCGTCTTGACGGGTCATGCGGATTTTCTATGGTTTAACTTCTTAACCGGCAGGCCTACAGCGATTCCTGATGTCTACAAGGAGCATTTTTTTCAACAAGCGGGAGGATGA
- a CDS encoding tetratricopeptide repeat protein, with protein MNKFIKIALVLSISTALYADPETTTVEASLKNYAPESDIQLANKLTALGSLRQKTRDYESAIAFYNQSLAVRTKIGDTESQGFALVLYLKSISEFRLGRSCQALENIKEVIQIYQKMGDLDSALQAEEEGLKKYQEACSLAFKQPSLTLNKELATSKD; from the coding sequence ATGAACAAATTTATTAAAATTGCCCTGGTTTTAAGCATCTCCACTGCTCTTTACGCAGATCCCGAGACCACAACGGTCGAGGCTTCGCTCAAAAACTATGCTCCCGAGTCAGATATTCAGCTTGCAAACAAGCTAACTGCCCTGGGAAGCCTAAGACAGAAGACTCGTGACTATGAATCAGCAATCGCTTTTTACAACCAATCTTTAGCTGTTCGGACAAAAATCGGGGATACCGAAAGCCAAGGATTTGCCTTAGTTCTCTATCTGAAGTCAATCTCAGAATTCCGCTTGGGTCGTTCTTGCCAAGCCTTGGAGAATATTAAAGAAGTAATCCAAATCTACCAGAAAATGGGAGACCTAGATTCCGCCCTCCAAGCAGAAGAAGAGGGCCTTAAAAAATACCAGGAGGCGTGTAGCCTGGCTTTTAAACAGCCAAGCCTAACGTTGAACAAGGAACTAGCTACTTCCAAAGATTAA
- the hpf gene encoding ribosome hibernation-promoting factor, HPF/YfiA family, with protein sequence MKIVFTWKNLDRSAAAEDYANKKLDRIAKYVQKVVSLEISFEQIHGVINANLNLAADGNKFNAHKEDKDIYACIDGLEDKIVKQASKHHDKKAAH encoded by the coding sequence ATGAAAATCGTTTTTACTTGGAAGAATTTGGATCGTTCTGCAGCGGCAGAGGACTATGCAAACAAGAAGCTGGACCGGATAGCAAAGTATGTCCAAAAAGTCGTCTCATTAGAAATATCGTTCGAACAAATCCACGGCGTTATAAACGCCAATTTAAACTTAGCGGCAGACGGAAATAAATTCAATGCCCATAAAGAAGACAAGGACATATACGCTTGCATCGACGGGCTTGAAGATAAAATCGTAAAACAGGCAAGTAAGCACCACGACAAAAAAGCCGCTCATTGA
- a CDS encoding LIMLP_12425 family protein, translating into MEKEIQSIRVRTRSTRILSGIFGNEDEELIRLENSLVRAVSELRDKELNQIRLPDNFEIRLQNMLKEVKVDEESLWDKITRNLIWNRSFQYSLTASLAVLVLAVAVGRFSSPSNTLSAERSGTLSLGSDREFIDLPSSAKIGQNESSPRLLEVSKNPESRKILESLHLYFIEKGDSRTAEEIRAIMEFTAVK; encoded by the coding sequence ATGGAAAAAGAAATTCAAAGTATACGCGTCAGGACGCGTTCCACGCGCATATTGTCCGGTATTTTTGGAAACGAAGATGAGGAATTGATTCGCTTAGAAAATTCCCTTGTAAGGGCAGTATCCGAACTTAGGGATAAGGAATTGAATCAGATTCGGTTACCGGATAACTTTGAAATTCGTCTCCAAAACATGCTGAAGGAAGTCAAAGTAGACGAAGAAAGCCTTTGGGATAAAATCACTCGCAACCTGATTTGGAACCGTTCTTTCCAGTATTCTTTAACTGCCAGTTTAGCCGTTTTGGTTCTTGCCGTTGCAGTGGGCCGATTCTCTTCCCCTTCCAATACTCTCTCCGCAGAAAGATCGGGAACCCTCTCCTTGGGTAGCGATCGAGAATTTATAGATTTACCATCCTCGGCCAAAATCGGCCAAAATGAGAGTTCTCCACGCTTATTGGAAGTCTCTAAAAATCCGGAAAGTCGTAAGATTCTAGAATCTCTTCATTTGTATTTTATCGAAAAAGGCGATTCTCGGACTGCGGAAGAAATTCGGGCGATCATGGAATTTACCGCCGTAAAATAA
- a CDS encoding RNA polymerase sigma factor, producing the protein MVEKETPHRKLTVREKEIQLLKLIREGDDKAYIELTGPYRERLYRKAVSMVKDGDDAEDIVQDALISGYRSIKNFRAESGVYTWLYRIVVNKSKDLLAKRKRARENSMDDSEFQVTDNRLGFEKKIELSDESDYLIRKINELEDIYKEVIELRYFEEMSYSQIAEVLGCNIGTVKSRLFKAKEFLKHLIQQDGKGEGYFR; encoded by the coding sequence ATGGTCGAAAAGGAAACTCCCCATCGCAAGCTCACCGTCCGAGAAAAAGAAATCCAACTTCTAAAACTCATTCGGGAAGGAGACGACAAGGCGTACATCGAGCTAACCGGACCGTATCGAGAACGTCTGTATCGGAAGGCCGTTTCGATGGTCAAAGACGGGGACGATGCGGAAGACATTGTTCAGGATGCCTTAATTTCAGGATATCGTTCCATAAAAAATTTTCGGGCCGAATCCGGAGTTTACACTTGGCTGTATAGGATCGTCGTAAATAAGTCCAAGGACTTGCTCGCAAAAAGAAAGAGAGCTCGAGAAAACTCCATGGATGATTCCGAGTTTCAAGTCACTGACAACCGATTGGGCTTCGAAAAAAAAATAGAACTTTCGGACGAGTCTGACTATCTAATTAGAAAGATAAACGAGCTCGAAGATATATATAAAGAAGTGATCGAGCTCCGGTATTTCGAGGAAATGTCCTATTCGCAAATTGCGGAAGTCCTTGGTTGTAATATCGGAACGGTTAAGAGTCGTCTATTTAAGGCAAAAGAATTCCTCAAGCACCTGATCCAACAAGATGGAAAAGGTGAGGGTTATTTCAGGTAG
- a CDS encoding PilZ domain-containing protein, which yields MNDPGQKPRSPRFYPKDFNEYIVHVESGLITLEGKLGNISESGICILMPGEDLPTTVAIEGSVIERKTGKRLEFLGDVVWCISKQIGTKEKFLYGIRFRFPMELTESLILINLSLEG from the coding sequence ATGAATGACCCGGGTCAAAAGCCGAGAAGTCCGCGATTTTATCCGAAAGACTTCAATGAATATATTGTTCATGTGGAATCCGGATTGATCACCCTAGAGGGTAAGCTGGGAAATATTTCCGAATCCGGAATATGCATTCTTATGCCTGGTGAAGACTTACCGACGACCGTTGCCATCGAAGGATCCGTGATCGAAAGGAAGACCGGGAAACGACTCGAATTTTTAGGTGATGTAGTTTGGTGTATCAGTAAACAGATAGGGACAAAGGAGAAATTCTTATACGGAATTCGATTCAGATTTCCTATGGAACTTACCGAATCTTTAATCTTAATCAACCTCTCCTTGGAAGGCTAA